Proteins from one Fragaria vesca subsp. vesca linkage group LG6, FraVesHawaii_1.0, whole genome shotgun sequence genomic window:
- the LOC101299684 gene encoding BTB/POZ domain-containing protein At3g08570-like has protein sequence MGMVSENPFAFSNRSPKLSNSFTTRIFSDVAGDITIVVDGESFLLHKFPLVSRSGKIRKMVADAKDSAAKLELHNIPGGPQAFELAMKFCYGMNFEITSANVAHLRCAAEYLEMSEDYRDENLIERTEIYLNEVVVQSLEKSVEVLTTCQTLPPIAEEVGIPSRCVEAIATNACKEQLMAGLSMLNCDGESAELKSGCLDWWVEDLSLLRIEYYQRVIFAMARTGVRPDSIVASLMHFAQTSLKGIGKCQIWKKPDSLPEHDQRTIVETLISLMPTDKSCSVPLSFMFGMLRMSIMVDAAIACRLEIERRISYRLEMVTLDDILIPSIYAGGSLYDVDTVHRILVNFLQRIEEEEDDEDCGYESECIGSSPSHGSLLKVGRLIDSYLAEIAPDPYLSLQKFVAMIEVLPDYARVIDDGLYRAIDIYLKVHTMLTEQECKKLCKFIDCQKLSQEACNHAAQNDRLPVQLTVRVLYFEQVRLKTALSGNSGDGFVSQRVSSGVPSAAMSPRDNYASLRRENRELKLEISRMRVRLSELEKEQLFMKQGMMDKTGNGKTFLTSISKGIGKMVIFSGQAGGKRQKSSRKSRGVEGKTGRSRRHSLS, from the exons ATGGGAATGGTTTCTGAGAACCCTTTTGCTTTTTCTAACCGTTCTCCTAAGCTCTCCAACTCCTTCACCACTCG TATCTTTTCGGATGTTGCTGGGGACATTACAATTGTTGTCGATGGAGAATCTTTCTTACTGCACAAG TTTCCATTGGTGTCTCGAAGTGGAAAGATTCGGAAAATGGTTGCAGATGCCAAGGACTCAGCTGCAAAATTGGAGCTCCACAACATACCAGGAGGACCACAGGCATTTGAACTTGCAATGAAATTTTGTTATGGCATGAATTTTGAGATCACAAGCGCAAATGTTGCCCATCTCCGCTGTGCTGCTGAATACTTAGAAATGTCTGAAGACTATAGGGATGAAAACCTTATTGAGCGAACGGAGATTTACTTGAATGAGGTTGTAGTTCAAAGTCTTGAGAAGTCGGTGGAAGTTCTCACCACTTGCCAGACGCTACCTCCTATAGCCGAGGAGGTTGGAATTCCAAGCAGATGTGTGGAGGCTATTGCCACCAATGCCTGTAAGGAACAATTGATGGCAGGGTTGTCCATGTTAAATTGTGATGGTGAATCAGCTGAGCTCAAGAGTGGTTGTCTCGATTGGTGGGTTGAAGATCTCTCATTGCTAAGGATCGAATACTACCAGAGGGTTATTTTTGCCATGGCAAGAACAGGTGTTCGACCAGATAGCATTGTTGCATCTTTAATGCATTTTGCTCAAACATCCTTAAAGGGTATTGGAAAATGTCAAATTTGGAAAAAGCCAGATAGCTTACCAGAACATGACCAGAGGACTATTGTGGAAACCCTTATAAGCTTAATGCCAACAGATAAAAGCTGTTCGGTGCCACTGAGTTTTATGTTTGGAATGCTGAGGATGTCAATCATGGTAGATGCTGCAATCGCCTGCAGACTAGAGATTGAGAGGAGGATTTCTTATAGGTTGGAGATGGTTACACTAGACGATATTCTTATACCATCCATTTATGCAGGGGGTTCACTTTATGATGTTGATACCGTTCATCGAATATTGGTGAACTTCCTACAGCGGATTGAAGAAGAAGAAGATGATGAAGACTGTGGATATGAGTCGGAATGCATTGGTAGTTCTCCAAGCCATGGTTCATTGTTGAAAGTTGGACGGCTTATTGACTCATATTTAGCTGAAATTGCTCCTGATCCATACCTCAGCTTGCAAAAGTTTGTTGCTATGATTGAAGTACTACCTGATTATGCTCGAGTCATCGATGATGGACTTTACAGGGCGATTGATATATATTTGAAG GTACATACAATGCTAACTGAACAAGAATGCAAGAAGCTTTGCAAGTTCATCGACTGTCAAAAGCTCTCTCAAGAAGCCTGCAACCATGCTGCACAAAATGATCGGCTCCCAGTACAGTTGACAGTGAGAGTTCTCTATTTTGAGCAGGTCCGATTGAAGACTGCACTCTCAGGAAACTCTGGAGATGGGTTTGTCTCGCAGAGAGTAAGCAGCGGGGTACCAAGTGCAGCCATGTCCCCCCGAGATAACTATGCTTCATTGAGGAGAGAAAACCGAGAACTGAAGCTGGAGATCTCAAGAATGAGAGTGAGGCTGAGCGAGTTGGAGAAAGAGCAATTGTTTATGAAACAAGGAATGATGGACAAGACAGGAAATGGCAAAACTTTCTTGACCTCAATCTCTAAGGGAATTGGAAAGATGGTAATTTTTAGTGGTCAAGCAGGAGGTAAACGACAAAAATCAAGTAGGAAGTCTCGGGGAGTGGAGGGGAAAACTGGTAGGAGTAGGAGGCACTCCCTTTCCTAG
- the LOC101299099 gene encoding probable LRR receptor-like serine/threonine-protein kinase At1g06840-like, producing the protein MNLSGSLAPELGKLSQLLILDFMWNDLSGTIPKEIGNIMSLKLLLLNGNRLSGSLPDELGYLENLNRLQVDENHLSGPVPKSFVNLRSLKHLHLNNNSFSGQIPSEISGIPTLLHVLLDNNNLSGYLPPEFSNISGLRILQLDNNNFMGTEIPATYGNLSGLAKLSLRNCSLQGTIPDLSQIPNLSYLDLSWNQLAGPIASHRLSDNMTTIDLSENHLNGSIPESFSNLPHLQKLSLENNLLNGSVPAVWRNISFSSRARLSFDLRNNSLSNILGELNPPANVTLRLEGNPICKNASIENIIPFCQSEVRDGIPEDSINSTQQMNCPIQACPVDDFYEYVPSSPVPCYCASPIIIEYRLKSPSFSYFPPYIQQFEEYLTSYLKLEIYQLSISSFVWEKGHRLRMQLKFFPVYGASHSYTFNESEVLRIRGIFTAWLFPQNDFFGPYELLKFNLLGPYSNMIVKRQRMVISKGVLAAVIIGAIASVVSVSATVMLLFTRCRRNRYPPPSRRHSSSKISMRIEGVKSFTFKEMTLATRNFDSSTQLGRGGYGKVYKGILSDNTIVAIKRAEEGSLQGEKEFLTEIELLSRLHHRNLVSLVGYCEEEEEQVLVYEFMPNGTLRDWLSDKIKGSLDFSMRLRIALGSAKGILYLHTEANPPIFHRDIKATNILLDSNYTAKVADFGLSRLAPVQDDEGTGPGYVSTVVRGTPGYLDPEYFLTSKLTDKSDVYSLGIVFLELLTGVLPISHGKNIVREVNMAHQSGLMFSIIDTRMGSYPSECVERFVALALRCCQEKQDDRPSMLDVVRELENIIKIMPGADTIFSPSGSSYNEKSPTSSSTFTGDPYMCSSSVQGSDLNSGVVPTILPR; encoded by the exons ATGAATCTCTCAGGAAGCTTAGCACCAGAGCTTGGCAAACTATCTCAACTTCTGATATT AGATTTCATGTGGAATGACTTAAGTGGGACTATACCGAAGGAGATAGGAAACATTATGTCCTTGAAACTCTT GCTCTTGAATGGAAACAGACTATCAGGTTCCTTGCCTGATGAGCTTGGTTATCTTGAAAATCTAAATAGACTACAAGTTGACGAGAACCATCTTTCTGGTCCAGTACCAAAATCATTTGTTAACTTGCGCAGCTTAAAACACCT CCACTTGAATAACAACTCCTTCAGTGGCCAAATTCCATCTGAGATTTCTGGAATACCCACTCTTCTTCATGT GCTCTTGGATAATAATAACTTATCTGGATATCTTCCACCAGAATTCTCCAACATTTCAGGGTTGCGCATACT TCAACTCGATAACAACAACTTCATGGGAACTGAGATTCCAGCTACCTATGGAAACCTTTCCGGATTGGCAAAGTT AAGTCTCAGAAACTGCAGTTTGCAGGGAACAATTCCTGATCTTAGCCAGATACCTAACCTCAGTTATCT AGATCTAAGCTGGAATCAGCTTGCTGGACCAATAGCATCACATAGACTTTCTGACAATATGACAACAAT TGATCTGTCAGAAAACCATCTTAACGGATCTATTCCTGAAAGTTTCTCCAATCTTCCTCATCTTCAGAAATT GTCGCTCGAGAATAATTTGTTGAATGGTTCTGTCCCTGCTGTGTGGAGGAACATATCTTTTAGTTCAAGAGCTAGACTTTCATT TGATCTCCGGAATAATTCACTCTCTAACATATTAGGAGAGCTGAATCCTCCAGCAAATGTCACCTTGAG GCTTGAAGGAAATCCTATTTGCAAGAATGCTAGCATAGAAAATATAATCCCGTTCTGTCAATCTGAAGTGAGAGATGGCATCCCTGAAGATTCAATAAATTCGACTCAACAGATGAACTGCCCTATTCAAGCATGTCCAGTGGATGATTTCTATGAATATGTTCCATCTTCCCCGGTGCCATGCTATTGTGCATCACCTATTATAATTGAATATCGTCTCAAAAGCCCAAGCTTTTCTTATTTTCCTCCATATATACAGCAGTTTGAAGAATATTTAACTAGTTATCTCAAATTGGAGATTTATCAGTTATCAATAAGTTCCTTTGTGTGGGAAAAGGGTCATCGCTTACGGATGCAGTTGAAGTTCTTCCCTGTGTATGGTGCTTCACACTCATATACATTTAACGAAAGTGAGGTTCTGCGGATTAGAGGCATCTTTACAGCATGGCTATTTCCTCAAAATGATTTCTTTGGACCTTATGAGCTACTCAAGTTCAATCTGCTGGGACCTTATTCAAATA TGATTGTTAAGAGACAAAGGATGGTCATCAGTAAGGGTGTATTAGCAGCTGTTATAATAGGGGCCATTGCTTCGGTTGTCAGTGTATCTGCAACAGTCATGCTATTGTTCACAAGATGCCGCAGAAACAGATACCCACCACCTTCAAGGAGACACTCAT CGTCGAAGATTTCTATGAGAATTGAAGGTGTAAAGTCTTTCACTTTCAAAGAAATGACGCTAGCCACCAGGAACTTTGATAGTTCAACTCAACTTGGACGAGGAGGTTATGGGAAAGTTTACAAAGGTATCTTATCTGATAACACAATTGTAGCCATAAAACGTGCAGAAGAAGGATCCCTACAGGGTGAAAAAGAATTCTTGACTGAGATAGAATTGTTATCAAGGCTACACCATCGAAACTTAGTCTCGTTGGTAGGATACTGTGAAGAAGAAGAGGAGCAG GTGTTGGTTTATGAGTTCATGCCTAATGGTACCTTACGTGACTGGCTTTCTG ATAAAATCAAGGGAAGCCTGGACTTCAGTATGAGGTTACGTATTGCATTGGGTTCAGCCAAAGGAATTCTTTATCTCCATACCGAGGCGAATCCTCCTATATTTCACCGAGATATTAAAGCCACCAACATACTTTTGGACTCCAACTATACTGCTAAGGTGGCTGATTTTGGACTCTCACGACTTGCTCCTGTCCAGGATGATGAAGGGACTGGCCCTGGATACGTATCTACAGTTGTGAGAGGAACACCG GGCTACCTGGATCCAGAGTATTTCTTGACCAGTAAGTTAACAGACAAAAGCGATGTGTATAGCCTTGGAATTGTGTTTCTGGAGCTCTTGACTGGTGTGCTGCCAATATCACATGGCAAAAACATTGTTCGGGAG GTGAATATGGCTCATCAGTCGGGCTTAATGTTCTCCATTATAGATACCAGAATGGGTTCATATCCATCTGAATGTGTCGAGAGGTTTGTAGCTTTGGCCCTCAGATGTTGCCAAGAAAAACAAGACGACCGGCCATCAATGTTAGATGTGGTGAGGGAGCTTGAAAACATCATCAAAATTATGCCGGGAGCTGATACAATATTCTCACCATCTGGTTCCTCATACAATGAAAAATCACCAACTTCTTCTTCGACTTTTACTGGGGACCCGTATATGTGCTCCTCCAGTGTACAAGGAAGTGATCTAAACAGTGGTGTGGTCCCTACTATCTTGCCTCGATGA
- the LOC101300261 gene encoding acid phosphatase 1-like — translation MIRTMMKRTQELLVFLVLALFYKATGMKQPCCKPPQPADCGSFCLSWRLAVEANNVRGWRTVPTQCFLYLQTYMTGGQYDRDVEFIVDEITSYVNGIVPSDDGKDAWILDVDDTCISNVYYYKGKRYGCDPYDPSAFKAWAMTGGCPAIPAMLGLFIKLVNSGFKVILLTGRGEETLGQVTIENLHNQGFLGYERLILRTAAYKGQSAVEYKSAIRKKLVEEGYRIWGNIGDQWSDLHGDYVGNRTFKLPNPMYFVP, via the exons ATGATTAGAACAATGATGAAACGAACCCAGGAGCTGCTGGTGTTTCTGGTTCTGGCTTTGTTCTACAAGGCCACCGGCATGAAGCAGCCTTGCTGTAAGCCCCCGCAACCGGCCGACTGTGGCAGCTTTTGTTTGAGCTGGAGACTGGCTGTGGAGGCCAACAATGTGCGTGGGTGGCGCACTGTGCCAACACAGTGCTTTCTCTATCTCCAAACATACATGACCGGAGGACAGTACGACCGCGACGTCGAATTCATTGTTGATGAAATTACGAGTTATGTGAACGGAATCGTTCCCTCGGATGACGGCAAGGATGCATGGATTTTGGATGTGGACGACACTTGCATATCCAATGTCTATTACTACAAGGGAAAGAGATACGG GTGTGACCCTTATGATCCATCTGCGTTCAAAGCATGGGCGATGACAGGAGGGTGTCCGGCAATTCCTGCTATGTTGGGATTGTTTATCAAGCTGGTGAATAGTGGATTTAAGGTTATTTTGCTTACCGGAAGAGGTGAAGAAACACTAGGTCAAGTCACTATTGAGAATCTGCATAATCAAGGATTTCTTGGTTATGAACGGCTCATTTTGAG GACGGCAGCTTACAAAGGGCAGAGCGCGGTGGAGTACAAGTCGGCGATTAGGAAGAAACTGGTGGAAGAAGGTTACAGGATATGGGGGAATATAGGAGATCAATGGAGTGACCTGCATGGAGATTATGTAGGCAACCGTACGTTTAAGCTTCCTAATCCCATGTACTTTGTTCCTTAA
- the LOC101299392 gene encoding acetyltransferase NSI-like, translating into MPTTLRAFYPLCPIASFDLGCLQVSNKLLFPCNLSHGLIKGSRIHKTYQLKAGFWESIKSGILSNNTTQVVEPPSTLAEEEEPLPEELVLIEKTEPDGTVEEIIFSSGGDVDVYDLQSLCDKVGWPRRPLSKLAAALKNSYMVATLHSVRKSPGSDGYDQKKLIGLARATSDHAFNATIWDVLVDPSYQGQGLGKTLVEKIIRALLQRDIGNISLFADSQVVDFYQNLGFEADPEGIKGMFWYPKF; encoded by the exons ATGCCTACTACGCTCAGAGCCTTCTATCCTCT GTGCCCTATTGCTTCGTTTGATTTGGGTTGTCTTCAAGTATCAAATAAGTTATTGTTTCCTTGCAATTTAAGCCACGGCCTTATTAAAG GAAGCAGAATTCATAAGACATATCAACTCAAGGCTGGCTTTTGGGAATCAATTAAATCTGG TATCTTAAGCAACAACACAACACAAGTAGTGGAACCACCATCCACACTTGCAGAAGAGGAAGAACCCCTTCCTGAAGAGTTGGTTCTCATTGAAAAGACTGAACCAGATGGAACAGTTGAAGAAATAATTTTTTCTTCTGGTGGAGATGTTGATGTGTATGATCTTCAATCCCTCTGCGATAAG GTAGGCTGGCCTCGCAGGCCACTTTCAAAACTGGCTGCAGCTTTGAAAAATAGCTACATGGTAGCCACATTACATTCGGTTCGGAAATCACCAGGATCAG ACGGGTATGACCAGAAGAAGCTAATTGGGTTGGCGCGAGCTACATCTGACCATGCGTTCAATGCCACAATTTGGGATGTCCTAGTTGATCCTAGCTATCAG GGACAAGGCCTTGGAAAGACCCTAGTTGAAAAGATTATAAGGGCTCTTCTGCAGAGGGACATTGGCAATATTTCACTATTTGCAGATAGTCAAG TCGTGGATTTCTATCAAAATTTGGGTTTTGAAGCTGACCCGGAGGGCATCAAAGGCATGTTTTGGTACCCAAAGTTTTAG
- the LOC101299972 gene encoding V-type proton ATPase subunit E-like has protein sequence MNDADVSKQIQQMVRFIRQEAEEKANEISVSAEEEFNIEKLQIAEGEKKKIRQEYERKAKQVEVKRKIEYSMQLNASRIKVLQAQDDIITSMKEAAGKELVRVSEDKKAYKKLMKDLIVQSLFRLKEPAVLLRCREVDKKLVESVLEEAKKAYADKGNAPPKVTIDDRVYLPPPPKGGDSHEQFCSGGVVLASQDGKIVCENTLDARLDVVFRQKLPQIRKRLLG, from the exons ATGAACGATGCAGACGTGTCGAAGCAGATCCAGCAGATGGTCAGATTCATTAGGCAAGAAGCTGAAGAAAAAGCCAATGAGATTTCCGTTTCTGCAGAGGAG GAGTTTAACATTGAGAAACTGCAAATAGCCGAAGGGGAGAAGAAGAAGATCAGACAAGAATATGAACGCAAGGCAAAGCAGGTCGAGGTTAAAAGGAAAAT TGAATATTCGATGCAACTGAATGCGTCGCGCATAAAAGTTCTGCAAGCACAAGATGACATAATAACTTCCATGAAAGAAGCTGCGGGCAAGGAACTTGTGCGTGTTTCGGAGGACAAGAAGGCTTACAAGAAGCTCATGAAAGACTTGATTGTTCAG AGTTTGTTTCGGCTGAAGGAGCCAGCAGTGCTGCTGAGATGCCGAGAGGTTGACAAGAAGCTTGTTGAGTCTGTTTTAGAGGAAGCAAAGAAAGCTTATGCTGATAAAGGAAACGCTCCACCCAAAGTTACCATTGATGATCGAGTGTATCTCCCACCGCCTCCAAAGGGTGGCGATTCCCATGAACAATTTTG TTCGGGTGGAGTGGTGTTGGCTTCTCAAGATGGAAAGATAGTGTGTGAAAACACTCTAGATGCACGATTGGATGTCGTCTTCAGACAGAAACTGCCTCAG ATCAGGAAGCGCCTTTTAGGATGA
- the LOC101293913 gene encoding probable LRR receptor-like serine/threonine-protein kinase At1g06840-like: MLLKRAHSILSNNTTQVVEPPSTLAEEEEPLPGELVLIEKTEPDGTVEEIIFSSGGDVDVYDLQSLCDKEKGMESGCFPVFGKHKLRKHFPDKREDRWEIRVMLRLKFWGCLIALACSWFFLVAVAQVTNPSEVDALRAVKGSLIDPMKHLRNWDKGDPCIANWTGVLCFGDVLVYEFMPNGTLRDWLSDKIKGSLDFSMRLRIALGSAKGILYLHTEANPPIFHRDIKATNILLDSNYTAKVADFGLSRLAPVQDDEGTGPGYVSTVVRGTPGYLDPEYFLTSQLTDKSDVYSLGIVFLELLTGVLPISHGKNIVREVNMAHQSGLMFSIIDTRMGSYPSECVERFVALALRCCQDKQDDRPSMLDVVRELENIIKIMPGADTIFSSSGSSYNEKSPTSSTFTGDPYMCSSSVQGSDLNSGVVPTILPR; encoded by the exons ATGCTTTTGAAGCGAGCACACAG TATCTTAAGCAACAACACAACACAAGTAGTGGAACCACCATCCACACTTGCAGAAGAAGAAGAACCCCTTCCTGGAGAGTTGGTTCTCATTGAAAAGACTGAACCAGATGGAACAGTTGAAGAAATAATTTTTTCTTCTGGTGGAGATGTTGATGTGTATGATCTTCAATCCCTCTGTGATAAG GAGAAAGGAATGGAAAGTGGTTGCTTTCCTGTGTTTGGGAAGCACAAACTCAGGAAGCACTTTCCTGACAAACGGGAAGATAGATGGGAAATCCGTGT AATGTTGAGGTTGAAATTTTGGGGTTGTCTCATTGCTCTGGCTTGTTCTTGGTTCTTCCTAGTTGCAGTGGCACAAGTTACAAATCCTTCTGAAG TTGATGCATTGAGGGCAGTGAAGGGTAGTTTGATTGATCCCATGAAGCATTTGAGGAATTGGGACAAAGGGGATCCATGTATAGCGAATTGGACCGGAGTTTTGTGTTTCGGTGAT GTGTTGGTTTATGAGTTCATGCCTAATGGTACCTTACGTGACTGGCTTTCTG ATAAAATCAAGGGAAGCCTGGACTTCAGTATGAGGTTACGTATTGCATTGGGTTCAGCCAAAGGAATTCTTTATCTCCATACCGAGGCGAATCCTCCTATATTTCACCGAGATATTAAAGCCACCAACATACTTTTGGACTCCAACTATACTGCTAAGGTGGCTGATTTTGGACTCTCACGACTTGCTCCTGTCCAGGATGATGAAGGGACTGGCCCTGGATACGTATCTACAGTTGTGAGAGGAACACCG GGCTACCTGGATCCAGAGTATTTCTTGACCAGTCAGTTAACAGACAAAAGCGATGTCTATAGCCTTGGAATTGTGTTCCTGGAGCTCTTGACTGGTGTGCTGCCAATATCACATGGCAAAAACATTGTTCGGGAG GTAAATATGGCTCATCAGTCGGGCTTAATGTTCTCCATTATAGATACCAGAATGGGTTCATATCCATCTGAATGTGTCGAGAGGTTTGTAGCTTTGGCCCTCAGATGTTGCCAAGATAAACAAGACGACCGGCCATCAATGTTAGATGTGGTGAGGGAGCTTGAAAACATCATCAAAATTATGCCGGGAGCTGATACAATATTTTCATCATCTGGTTCCTCGTACAATGAAAAATCACCAACTTCTTCGACTTTTACTGGGGACCCGTATATGTGCTCCTCCAGTGTCCAAGGAAGTGATCTAAACAGTGGTGTAGTCCCTACTATCTTGCCTCGATGA